A DNA window from Bradyrhizobium barranii subsp. barranii contains the following coding sequences:
- a CDS encoding SDR family NAD(P)-dependent oxidoreductase, which produces MTDQAILVTGAAGFIGFHVARQLLAEGRPVVGLDNLNSYYDPALKQARLALLRSDSRFAFVEADLADRETISALFARHRFDKVVHLAAQAGVRYSIDHPHTYADSNLQGFLNVLEGCRNNSCRHLVYASSSSVYGANTKLPFAVQDRTDHPVSFYAATKKANELMAQSYSHLYRLPVTGLRFFTIYGPWGRPDMALFLFVNAIMAERPIRLFNHGKMRRDFTYIDDVTRVVSKLIDRVPADDPAAANAPSKVYNVGNHHPEELMHVVGLLEQELGRTAIKELLPMQPGDVLETFADVEDLTRDTGFAPSTPIALGVRNFVTWYRDYFKV; this is translated from the coding sequence ATGACGGATCAGGCGATTTTGGTCACGGGAGCCGCCGGGTTCATCGGCTTTCACGTCGCCCGGCAGCTGCTGGCCGAGGGCCGGCCCGTGGTCGGGCTCGACAATCTCAACAGCTATTACGATCCGGCGCTGAAACAGGCGCGCCTGGCCCTGCTTCGGAGCGATTCCCGCTTCGCCTTCGTCGAGGCCGATCTCGCCGACCGCGAGACCATCTCGGCGCTGTTTGCGCGACATCGATTTGACAAAGTCGTGCATCTCGCGGCGCAGGCGGGCGTGCGCTACTCGATCGACCATCCGCACACTTACGCCGATTCCAATCTCCAGGGCTTTCTCAACGTGCTGGAGGGCTGCCGCAACAACTCTTGTCGTCATCTCGTCTACGCCTCGTCATCCTCCGTTTATGGCGCCAACACTAAACTGCCATTTGCCGTGCAGGACCGGACCGACCATCCAGTGAGCTTCTATGCCGCGACCAAGAAGGCGAACGAATTGATGGCGCAGTCCTACAGCCATCTCTACCGGCTGCCGGTCACGGGCCTGCGCTTCTTCACCATCTACGGCCCGTGGGGCCGGCCCGACATGGCCCTGTTTCTGTTCGTGAACGCCATCATGGCGGAGCGTCCGATCCGGCTCTTTAACCATGGCAAAATGCGTCGCGACTTCACCTATATTGACGACGTCACCCGTGTAGTATCCAAGCTGATCGATCGGGTGCCCGCGGATGACCCGGCTGCCGCAAATGCGCCGTCTAAGGTCTACAATGTCGGCAACCACCATCCGGAAGAGCTGATGCATGTCGTCGGACTTCTGGAGCAGGAGCTGGGTCGGACGGCAATCAAAGAATTGCTGCCGATGCAGCCGGGAGACGTCTTGGAAACGTTCGCGGATGTCGAGGATCTGACGCGCGACACCGGCTTTGCACCGTCAACGCCGATCGCGCTCGGGGTCCGCAATTTTGTCACCTGGTATCGGGACTACTTCAAGGTTTGA
- a CDS encoding lysylphosphatidylglycerol synthase transmembrane domain-containing protein has translation MRRILLSTAKILISGALLYLALRKVDLSELFSRLTATSLLWIAMAIAVTFLQIFVGVVRWREVSAECGAPLELGRAMRYNVIGAFFNQTLPSAIGGDAVRLWLVARAGAGWRAATYSIFVDRAIGLVALAIVVVASLPWSYELITDPHGRSALLLVDFAALAGGVGFLIFGALKWSWLKTWWATHHIHACAVIANRVIFNAKRGPIVAILSLLVHVLAVVIAWCVVKSIAAPVSFGQTFLLIPPIMLITLMPISIAGWGVREATMGLAFGFAGLSANEGVNVSLLFGAVLFIVGAIGGLVWILSAEKAAKGSAPLGVPQ, from the coding sequence ATGCGCCGAATCCTGCTGTCGACGGCCAAAATCCTGATTTCCGGAGCGCTGCTCTACCTGGCGCTGCGCAAGGTCGATCTGTCCGAACTGTTTTCACGCCTGACCGCGACCAGCCTGCTCTGGATCGCCATGGCGATCGCGGTCACGTTCCTGCAAATCTTCGTCGGCGTGGTCCGCTGGCGCGAGGTCAGCGCCGAATGCGGCGCGCCGCTCGAGCTCGGCCGCGCGATGCGCTACAACGTGATCGGTGCGTTCTTCAACCAGACGCTGCCCTCCGCGATCGGTGGCGATGCGGTCCGGCTATGGTTGGTTGCGCGCGCCGGCGCCGGATGGCGTGCGGCCACCTACTCGATCTTCGTCGACCGCGCGATCGGCCTTGTCGCGCTGGCGATCGTCGTCGTCGCGAGCCTGCCCTGGAGCTACGAGCTCATCACCGATCCGCACGGACGCTCGGCGCTGCTGCTCGTCGATTTCGCCGCGCTCGCGGGCGGCGTCGGTTTCCTGATCTTCGGCGCGCTGAAATGGTCGTGGCTGAAGACCTGGTGGGCCACCCATCACATCCACGCCTGCGCCGTGATTGCTAACCGCGTGATCTTCAACGCCAAGCGCGGACCGATCGTCGCAATTCTGTCGCTTCTCGTTCACGTGCTCGCCGTCGTCATTGCGTGGTGCGTGGTGAAGTCGATTGCCGCCCCCGTCAGCTTCGGCCAAACATTCCTCCTCATTCCGCCGATCATGCTGATCACCCTGATGCCGATCTCGATCGCCGGCTGGGGCGTGCGCGAGGCGACGATGGGCCTGGCCTTCGGTTTCGCCGGGCTTTCCGCCAATGAAGGCGTTAACGTCTCGCTGCTATTCGGCGCCGTGCTCTTCATCGTCGGCGCGATCGGCGGCCTGGTCTGGATCCTCAGCGCGGAGAAGGCCGCGAAAGGGTCGGCGCCGCTCGGGGTGCCGCAGTGA
- a CDS encoding MraY family glycosyltransferase, whose translation MSSLLAVAVAALMSAIITWTSRPLLQRYALARPNARSSHRIPTPQGAGIAVITATLLVASAWAAWANVAIPPALVIATIVIALVGFADDIVSLPVLARLALQAACVGAVVFTASETARIVPALPLPLERGLILLAGVWFVNLVNFMDGLDLMTVAEVVPVTAALLLLGLLGDLSWPAALIATAMCGAMLGFAPFNRPVAKVFLGDVGSLPIGLLLGWCLLELAWHGQPAAALLLPAYYLVDSTITLFRRIARREQFWSAHRSHFYQRATDNGFTVRGVIGDVFALNLLLAVLAIITVRASSTSVTWLALVAGAIAIGFVLHRFSRPQAS comes from the coding sequence ATGTCGTCGCTGCTTGCCGTCGCGGTCGCCGCGCTGATGTCGGCGATCATCACCTGGACCAGCCGTCCCCTGCTCCAGCGCTATGCCCTGGCGCGACCGAATGCCCGTTCCTCGCATCGCATTCCGACCCCGCAGGGCGCCGGCATCGCGGTGATCACCGCCACGCTGCTGGTCGCATCGGCCTGGGCCGCCTGGGCGAACGTTGCGATCCCGCCGGCGCTAGTCATTGCAACGATCGTGATCGCCCTGGTCGGATTCGCCGACGACATCGTGTCGCTGCCGGTGTTGGCGCGGCTGGCGCTGCAAGCAGCCTGCGTCGGCGCGGTCGTGTTCACCGCGTCCGAGACTGCGCGCATCGTGCCGGCACTGCCCCTTCCGCTCGAGCGTGGCCTCATCCTGCTCGCCGGCGTCTGGTTCGTGAACCTCGTCAACTTCATGGACGGGCTGGACCTGATGACGGTCGCGGAAGTCGTGCCCGTCACCGCGGCGCTGCTGCTGCTGGGACTGCTCGGTGATCTCTCGTGGCCGGCGGCGCTGATCGCCACGGCAATGTGCGGCGCCATGCTCGGCTTTGCGCCGTTCAACCGTCCGGTCGCAAAAGTGTTTTTGGGCGATGTCGGCAGCCTGCCGATCGGCCTTTTGCTCGGCTGGTGCCTGCTGGAGCTCGCCTGGCATGGGCAGCCGGCTGCGGCACTGCTGCTGCCGGCCTATTACCTCGTCGATTCCACCATCACGCTGTTTCGGCGCATCGCGCGCCGCGAACAATTCTGGTCGGCGCACCGCTCGCACTTCTACCAGCGCGCTACCGACAACGGCTTCACGGTCCGCGGCGTGATCGGCGATGTGTTCGCGCTCAATCTATTGCTGGCTGTGCTTGCCATCATCACGGTTCGCGCAAGCTCGACCTCGGTCACATGGCTCGCGCTTGTCGCGGGCGCGATCGCAATCGGATTCGTCCTGCACCGCTTCTCCCGACCTCAGGCGTCCTGA
- a CDS encoding NAD-dependent epimerase/dehydratase family protein yields the protein MSERKPVVLVTGASGFVGRHVAPELAREGWSVRRAARRPEGIEDEVAIGSIGPDTDWEAALEGVDAVVHLAARVHHKHEEHAVQLYRNVNIAGTLHLARSAATAGVRQFIFVSTVLVHGRSNDGRAPFSEEDILTPRGLYGMSKAAAEAGLRTLARDSDMNISVIRPPLVYGAGAKGNFALLTRAVNLGLPLPFGAIRNQRAFLAVQNLSSFILRRLAHPDPTSNFEIFLVADTEQVSTPEFIERLAKAAGKTSRLFGMPPELLSTLLSVMGRQDTHDSLIGSLELNLAKAIATGWQPQVSLDEGLRLALSAQDA from the coding sequence ATGAGCGAGCGGAAACCGGTCGTGCTGGTGACAGGGGCGAGCGGCTTCGTCGGCCGCCACGTCGCGCCTGAGCTCGCGCGCGAGGGATGGTCGGTCCGCCGCGCGGCGCGCAGGCCGGAGGGAATCGAGGACGAGGTCGCGATCGGATCGATCGGGCCCGATACCGATTGGGAGGCGGCGCTCGAAGGCGTCGACGCCGTGGTCCATCTCGCCGCGCGCGTGCATCACAAGCACGAGGAGCACGCGGTCCAGCTCTACCGCAACGTCAACATCGCCGGCACGCTGCACCTGGCGCGCTCCGCGGCAACGGCGGGCGTTCGCCAGTTCATCTTCGTCAGCACCGTTCTCGTGCACGGCCGCAGCAATGATGGCCGCGCGCCGTTCAGCGAAGAGGACATCCTCACGCCGCGCGGCCTCTACGGCATGTCCAAGGCCGCCGCCGAGGCGGGCTTGAGGACGCTGGCGCGCGACAGCGACATGAATATCTCGGTGATTAGGCCGCCGCTGGTCTATGGCGCTGGCGCTAAGGGCAATTTCGCGCTGCTGACGCGCGCCGTGAATCTGGGACTGCCGCTGCCCTTTGGCGCAATTCGCAATCAGCGTGCGTTCCTGGCCGTGCAAAATCTGTCGTCGTTCATCCTGCGCCGGCTGGCTCACCCCGATCCCACGAGCAATTTCGAGATCTTCCTGGTCGCGGACACGGAACAGGTCTCGACGCCCGAATTCATCGAGCGGCTGGCGAAGGCTGCCGGCAAGACCTCGCGGCTGTTCGGCATGCCGCCGGAACTGCTCTCAACGCTGCTCAGCGTGATGGGCCGGCAAGATACTCATGACAGCCTGATCGGCTCGCTCGAGCTCAACCTCGCCAAGGCGATCGCGACCGGCTGGCAGCCGCAGGTCTCCCTCGACGAGGGCCTGCGGCTCGCGCTGTCGGCTCAGGACGCCTGA
- a CDS encoding glycosyltransferase family 4 protein: protein MQSQGKIVVASQHYPPDPSTTAAIMAEIACRVAVNHEVIVLSGSPGELPASQTGPGKPRVIAIKNRMAGKAALVRRGASELLFAARTFFALIRELRAGDVVVTVTAPFMLPYAVAAAARCKGARSALIMHDLFPDVLVMAEILKPGSFVTRTMRAANSLMFRALNAVITIGRDAERPLLSYSGMTRNKIRFIPNWATLVPAARPLAPDNPFRKALSARFIVGLSGNLGFTHDPEIVFEAARLLKDEPDIHFLLSGWGIGFKRLKQLQAEANLPNVSFVARVADAELEAFLAAANLWIIPYRKNVAGVSVPSRFYNLLAVGRPVALVSEPEAEAALTVAENGLGWVVTPGRADQLADAIRAASRCDAAAMAERAVKAAARFDQTTAMNAYAGLIDELLRNPDLTEQR from the coding sequence ATGCAGTCTCAAGGCAAGATCGTCGTCGCGAGCCAGCACTATCCGCCTGATCCGAGCACGACCGCCGCGATCATGGCAGAGATCGCATGCCGCGTCGCCGTCAACCACGAGGTCATCGTGCTGTCGGGCTCGCCCGGCGAATTGCCGGCCTCGCAAACCGGCCCGGGCAAGCCGCGCGTGATCGCCATCAAGAACCGGATGGCGGGAAAGGCCGCGCTGGTGCGACGTGGCGCCTCCGAGCTGCTGTTCGCGGCGCGCACCTTCTTCGCGTTGATCCGGGAGCTTAGGGCTGGTGACGTCGTGGTCACCGTGACCGCGCCGTTCATGCTGCCTTACGCGGTCGCGGCCGCGGCAAGATGCAAGGGCGCGCGCTCGGCGCTGATCATGCACGACCTCTTCCCCGATGTTCTCGTGATGGCGGAAATCCTGAAGCCCGGCTCGTTCGTGACGCGAACGATGCGCGCGGCCAACAGCCTGATGTTCCGCGCGCTCAATGCCGTCATCACCATCGGCCGCGATGCGGAGCGGCCGCTCTTGAGCTATTCCGGCATGACGCGGAACAAGATCCGCTTCATCCCGAACTGGGCGACGCTCGTACCGGCGGCACGTCCCCTGGCGCCGGACAATCCGTTCCGCAAGGCGCTTTCCGCGCGATTCATTGTCGGCCTGTCGGGCAATCTTGGCTTCACTCATGATCCGGAGATCGTGTTCGAGGCGGCACGCCTTTTGAAGGACGAACCGGACATCCACTTCCTGCTGTCCGGCTGGGGCATCGGCTTCAAGCGGCTGAAGCAGTTGCAGGCCGAGGCGAACTTGCCCAATGTGTCGTTCGTGGCGCGGGTGGCGGATGCCGAGCTCGAGGCGTTCCTGGCGGCTGCCAATCTCTGGATCATTCCGTACCGGAAGAACGTGGCGGGGGTGTCGGTGCCGAGCCGGTTCTACAATCTGCTGGCGGTCGGCCGTCCGGTGGCGCTGGTCTCCGAGCCGGAGGCCGAGGCCGCGTTGACGGTGGCGGAGAACGGGCTCGGCTGGGTCGTGACGCCGGGCCGCGCCGATCAGCTCGCCGACGCAATCCGCGCGGCATCACGTTGCGACGCCGCCGCCATGGCCGAACGCGCGGTGAAGGCGGCAGCGAGATTCGACCAGACGACCGCGATGAACGCCTATGCCGGGTTGATCGACGAATTGTTGCGCAACCCCGATCTGACGGAGCAACGATGA